A stretch of Bombina bombina isolate aBomBom1 chromosome 2, aBomBom1.pri, whole genome shotgun sequence DNA encodes these proteins:
- the SLC34A2 gene encoding sodium-dependent phosphate transport protein 2B, with protein sequence MAPLPETENHLYKTQELSDVPKQLPLSTSNAANPTENNTPDTESLPPAYSTLSLCNNTTEEDEVDPWDMPELKSTGPKWSEMNTKQRILSVLKGIAKLIMLLGLLYFFVCSLDILSSAFQLVGGKAAGDIFKNHSVLTNPVAGLVIGVLVTVLVQSSSTSTSIVVSMVSSGILTVRTAIPIIMGANIGTSVTNTIVALMQSGDRNEFRRAFAGATVHDFFNWLSVLVLLPIEAASGYLFHLTNVIVESFNIQTGEDAPDMLKVITEPLTKLIIQLDKNVIQDIANGLETARNQSLIKKMCSTADKDLVNITLSGNETCPPSSLCWTNEYNQTVTQTYISIKAPCNHIFATTGLPDLAVGLILLALSLFVLCVCLILIVKLLNSMLQGQVSVIIKKVINTDFPFPFSWLTGYLAMLVGAGMTFIVQSSSVFTSAMTPLIGIGVISIERAYPLTLGSNIGTTATALLAALASPGERLKYSVQIALCHLFFNISGILVWYPIPFMRIPIRLAKGLGNKTAKYRWFAIVYLIFAFFIIPLTVFGLSVAGWQALVGVAVPVVFVIIVVIIISVLQSKCPRILPDFLKSWDFLPKWMHSLKPWDAGISWVSLFCGRYVCCCCKKCKCCKCKCCRNLDDEETSVDSKPEPLEGHDNFVDITDEIKMPTQDEKSQNLTAL encoded by the exons ATGGCTCCATTGCCTGAAACAGAAAACCATCTCTATAAAACACAAGAACTTAGTGATGTCCCTAAACAGCTCCCACTCTCTACTAGTAATGCGGCTAATCCTACTG AAAATAATACACCTGACACAGAAAGTCTGCCCCCAGCCTACTCCACTCTCTCCTTATGCAATAACACAACAGAAGAAGATGAGGTGGATCCTTGGGACATGCCAGAACTCAAGAGCACAGGACCAAAGTGGTCAG AGATGAACACAAAGCAGCGGATTCTGTCAGTGCTGAAGGGAATAGCAAAACTCATCATGCTGCTGGGATTGCTGTACTTTTTTGTTTGCTCCCTGGACATCTTGAGCTCGGCCTTCCAGTTAGTAGGAG GAAAGGCTGCAGGAGATATATTTAAGAACCACTCTGTGTTGACCAATCCGGTGGCTGGCTTGGTTATTGGCGTCCTTGTGACAGTCTTGGTACAAAGCTCAAGCACATCCACGTCTATTGTGGTCAGCATGGTATCCTCAGGCA TTTTAACAGTCAGAACTGCTATCCCTATCATTATGGGGGCCAACATTGGTACATCTGTGACAAATACAATTGTGGCTTTGATGCAGTCTGGCGATCGGAATGAATTTAGAAG ggcatTTGCCGGGGCCACTGTTCACGATTTCTTTAACTGGTTATCGGTGCTTGTTCTGTTACCAATTGAAGCAGCATCTGGCTATTTATTTCATCTCACCAACGTCATAGTTGAATCTTTCAATATACAGACTGGAGAGGATGCACCAGACATGCTTAAAGTTATCACAGAGCCACTAACAAAACTAATCATTCAG CTTGATAAAAATGTTATACAAGATATTGCAAATGGATTGGAAACAGCAAGAAACCAAAGCTTGATAAAGAAGATGTGCAGCACAGCTGATAAG GATCTGGTAAATATAACGTTGTCTGGAAATGAAACTTGCCCACCTTCTAGCCTGTGCTGGACCAATGAATATAACCAAACAGTAACTCagacatatatatctataaaagcGCCTT GCAACCATATATTTGCAACCACTGGTCTCCCAGATCTGGCTGTCGGACTTATACTTCTGGCATTATCACTATTTGTGCTGTGCGTCTGTCTGATTCTGATTGTCAAGCTGCTGAACTCCATGCTGCAAGGACAAGTTTCCGTTATTATCAAGAAGGTCATCAACACTG ATTTCCCCTTTCCTTTCTCCTGGTTAACTGGATACCTGGCAATGTTAGTTGGTGCTGGAATGACATTTATAGTGCAGAGCAGTTCTGTTTTTACGTCTGCTATGACACCGCTTATTG GTATTGGGGTGATTAGTATTGAACGAGCCTACCCACTGACGCTTGGATCGAACATTGGCACAACAGCAacagccttacttgctgcattagcAAGTCCTGGGGAAAGATTAAAATACTCTGTTCAG ATTGCATTATGCCATTTATTCTTCAATATTTCTGGAATCCTTGTTTGGTATCCCATTCCATTTATGCGCATTCCAATTCGACTGGCTAAGGGGCTTGGGAACAAGACAGCAAAATACCGTTGGTTTGCAATTGTATACTTGATTTTTGCCTTTTTCATTATTCCTTTGACAGTATTTGGTTTATCAGTTGCTGGCTGGCAGGCCCTTGTAGGAGTTGCTGTTCCAGTTgtgtttgttattattgttgtaatCATCATCAGCGTACTGCAGTCAAAATGCCCCAGAATACTACCAGACTTTCTAAAATCCTGGGACTTCCTTCCAAAATGGATGCACTCTTTAAAGCCTTGGGACGCAGGAATCTCATGGGTCAGTCTGTTTTGTGGACGATATGTCTGCTGCTGCTGTAAAAAATGCAAATGCTGTAAGTGTAAGTGTTGCCGTAATTTGGATGATGAAGAAACTTCTGTGGACTCTAAACCCGAACCACTGGAAGGCCACGATAATTTTGTTGATATTACAGATGAGATTAAAATGCCTACACAGGATGAGAAGTCACAAAACCTTACAGCATTGTAA